The Spirochaetota bacterium genome includes a window with the following:
- a CDS encoding AzlD domain-containing protein — translation MKNHLPLIVGMMLVTYIPRLLPLLAVPQRTLHPLLRRFLTYIPCTVLGALIMSGITQAEPGMTGATLGGIAAAVVCSWLRGGLVVSVMAAIAAGYGIIYFQ, via the coding sequence GTGAAAAACCATCTGCCGCTCATAGTCGGGATGATGCTCGTCACCTACATCCCGCGCCTGCTTCCCCTGCTCGCCGTGCCGCAGCGGACCCTCCACCCGCTGCTACGGCGTTTCCTGACGTACATTCCCTGTACGGTTCTGGGCGCGCTGATTATGAGCGGCATAACCCAGGCGGAGCCGGGCATGACGGGCGCCACGCTCGGCGGCATCGCCGCGGCGGTGGTCTGCTCGTGGCTGCGCGGCGGCCTGGTGGTATCCGTCATGGCGGCAATCGCCGCCGGGTATGGTATTATTTACTTTCAATAA